The Streptomyces sp. P9-A4 genome contains a region encoding:
- a CDS encoding LacI family DNA-binding transcriptional regulator: MADIARHSEHRYGNRPTMKDVAARAGVGLKTVSRVVNGEPGVTPDTERRVREAIEILGFRRNDSARVLRKGRTATVGLVLEDLADPFYGPLSRAVEEVARAHGSLLINGSSAEDPHREQELALALCARRVDGLIVIPAGDDHRYLEPEIRAGVATVFVDRPAGQIEADAVLSDSFGGAHDGVAHLIAHGHRRIGFIGDRPRIHTSAERLRGYRAAMEDAGLPVREDRIALGSTDPERVSTAVRELLAAPEPVTALFAGNNRVTVTVVRALAGHDRPVALVGFDDIELADLLGVTVVAQDPAALGRTAAERLFRRLDGVDEAPERVVLGTTLLARGSGEITPY; encoded by the coding sequence GTGGCCGATATCGCCCGCCACTCCGAGCACCGCTACGGCAACCGGCCCACGATGAAGGACGTCGCCGCGCGCGCGGGTGTCGGCCTGAAGACGGTGTCCCGGGTCGTGAACGGCGAGCCGGGGGTCACCCCGGACACCGAGCGCCGGGTCCGGGAGGCCATCGAGATCCTCGGCTTCCGCCGCAACGACAGCGCGCGGGTGCTGCGCAAGGGCCGGACCGCGACCGTCGGTCTCGTCCTGGAGGATCTCGCCGACCCGTTCTACGGGCCGCTCAGCCGGGCGGTCGAGGAGGTCGCGCGGGCGCACGGGTCGCTGCTCATCAACGGGTCAAGCGCCGAGGACCCGCACCGGGAGCAGGAGTTGGCGCTCGCCCTGTGCGCGCGCCGGGTCGACGGCCTGATCGTCATCCCCGCCGGTGACGATCACCGCTATCTGGAGCCGGAGATCAGGGCGGGTGTCGCCACCGTCTTCGTCGACCGTCCGGCGGGGCAGATCGAGGCCGACGCCGTCCTCTCGGACAGCTTCGGCGGGGCGCACGACGGCGTGGCCCATCTGATCGCCCACGGACACCGGCGGATCGGCTTCATCGGCGACCGCCCCCGCATCCACACCTCGGCCGAGCGGCTGCGCGGCTACCGCGCGGCCATGGAGGACGCGGGCCTCCCCGTCCGGGAGGACCGGATCGCGCTGGGGTCCACGGATCCGGAGCGGGTGAGCACGGCGGTACGCGAGTTGCTGGCGGCGCCGGAGCCCGTGACGGCCCTGTTCGCGGGGAACAACCGGGTCACCGTCACCGTGGTCCGCGCCCTCGCCGGGCACGACCGGCCGGTCGCCCTGGTCGGTTTCGACGACATCGAACTGGCCGACCTGCTGGGCGTCACGGTCGTCGCGCAGGACCCCGCCGCGCTCGGCCGGACGGCGGCGGAGCGCCTGTTCCGGCGGCTCGACGGGGTCGACGAGGCGCCGGAGCGAGTGGTCCTCGGCACGACGCTCCTCGCCCGGGGCTCGGGCGAGATCACGCCGTACTGA
- a CDS encoding protein kinase domain-containing protein codes for MCSTGNGASVSSGENERLAGRYRVVRQLGRGGMGVVWHAVDEVLGREVAVKELRTYTDAAAPELADLRLRMTREARAAARVRHPGVIAVHDVTEHQGRPVIVMELIDGPSLDDVLGTRGTLEPAEAARIGAHVLEALAAAHEVGVLHRDVKPGNILLDRPQAPDSARAGETPWGRIVLTDFGIATMEDPGDGSATHLTRSGEIVGSLDYLAPERARGQDPGPASDVWALGATLYAAVEGGSPFRRTSTWSTLAAIVTEPLPEPRRAGPLAPVLLRLLDKDPAARPTAREAARLLGAVGETAPEAHAVGAVGAPASEATTSDAPGVETPLAGAQDVGAQDLGAQAVEASAPNPYGGSVGPIPYGGSVEPNPYGRSVESIPYGGAAAPSPYGSSVEPNPYAGADPAPTASPAPAAAPLAGAFGPVLPVPPPVHLDAGTAGRAGTRAARRAGTKPRRGNVLVAASVTAVLLAGGGLTYALMDRDSGVLASDGTPGDSGRGAAGGDQGRAVDPGTSGVPSPGRSSGTASPSAGDPSGPAPSGSADGTGRPDPDRADPASDPDSGGTESRGPGTGTVAGSDGQGGGTTAPRTPGTRTPTTGASSGGGGTAAPTTGAPPPATGCAPAGSSATCQVVRSATSTRYDGGEMGTVGSGPHVFFCQVDLDRSETYGGRTSRWFARTDDDSGNTNVYLSVLHLSGGAGGGPVEGLRVC; via the coding sequence AACTCCGCACCTACACGGACGCGGCCGCACCCGAACTGGCCGATCTGCGCCTGCGGATGACCCGCGAGGCGCGCGCCGCCGCCCGCGTCCGCCACCCCGGAGTCATCGCCGTCCACGACGTCACCGAACACCAGGGCCGGCCGGTCATCGTCATGGAACTCATCGACGGGCCCTCGCTCGACGACGTCCTCGGCACCCGGGGCACCCTCGAACCGGCCGAGGCCGCCCGGATCGGCGCCCACGTCCTGGAAGCACTCGCCGCCGCGCACGAGGTGGGCGTGCTGCACCGGGACGTGAAGCCGGGCAACATCCTGCTCGACCGTCCCCAAGCTCCCGACTCCGCTCGGGCGGGGGAGACCCCATGGGGCCGGATCGTCCTCACCGACTTCGGCATCGCCACGATGGAGGACCCGGGCGACGGCTCCGCGACCCATCTGACCCGCAGCGGCGAGATCGTCGGCTCCCTCGACTACCTCGCCCCCGAGCGCGCCAGGGGTCAGGACCCGGGCCCCGCCTCCGACGTGTGGGCGCTGGGCGCGACCCTGTACGCGGCCGTGGAGGGCGGCTCGCCCTTCCGCCGTACGTCGACCTGGTCGACGCTCGCGGCCATCGTCACCGAGCCCCTCCCGGAACCCCGCCGCGCGGGACCGCTCGCCCCGGTCCTGCTCCGCCTCCTGGACAAGGACCCGGCCGCCCGGCCGACGGCCCGCGAGGCGGCGCGGCTGCTGGGCGCGGTGGGGGAGACGGCTCCGGAGGCGCACGCGGTGGGGGCGGTGGGGGCGCCCGCTTCGGAGGCGACCACTTCGGATGCGCCGGGTGTGGAGACGCCTCTTGCGGGGGCGCAGGACGTGGGGGCGCAGGACCTGGGGGCGCAGGCCGTGGAGGCATCCGCGCCGAACCCGTACGGGGGTTCCGTAGGGCCTATCCCGTACGGGGGTTCCGTGGAGCCGAACCCCTACGGGCGTTCCGTGGAGTCGATCCCCTACGGGGGCGCCGCAGCGCCCAGCCCCTACGGGAGTTCCGTGGAGCCGAACCCGTACGCCGGGGCCGACCCCGCCCCGACGGCGTCTCCGGCGCCCGCCGCCGCGCCGCTCGCCGGGGCCTTCGGTCCGGTCCTCCCCGTGCCACCGCCCGTGCACCTCGACGCGGGCACGGCCGGCCGCGCCGGGACGCGGGCCGCCCGCCGTGCCGGGACGAAGCCCCGCCGGGGGAACGTGCTGGTCGCCGCCTCCGTGACCGCCGTCCTGCTGGCCGGAGGCGGGCTCACGTACGCCCTCATGGACCGGGATTCCGGGGTCCTGGCCTCCGACGGGACGCCGGGCGACAGCGGCCGGGGCGCCGCCGGGGGCGACCAGGGCCGCGCAGTGGACCCGGGGACCAGCGGCGTACCGTCGCCGGGTCGGTCGAGCGGCACCGCCTCGCCCTCCGCCGGGGACCCCTCGGGGCCCGCCCCGTCCGGCTCGGCCGACGGCACCGGCCGCCCCGACCCCGACCGTGCGGACCCGGCATCGGACCCGGACTCCGGGGGCACGGAGTCGCGCGGTCCCGGCACGGGGACCGTGGCCGGCTCCGACGGACAAGGCGGCGGTACGACCGCACCGCGCACGCCCGGCACCCGCACACCCACCACGGGCGCCTCGTCCGGGGGCGGTGGCACGGCCGCGCCCACCACCGGGGCGCCGCCGCCCGCCACGGGCTGCGCGCCGGCCGGCTCCTCCGCCACCTGCCAGGTCGTGCGGAGCGCCACGAGCACCCGCTACGACGGCGGGGAGATGGGCACGGTGGGCTCCGGCCCGCACGTCTTCTTCTGCCAGGTCGACCTGGACCGGAGCGAGACGTACGGCGGACGCACCAGCCGCTGGTTCGCCAGGACGGACGACGACAGCGGCAACACCAACGTCTACCTCAGCGTCCTGCACCTGTCGGGAGGCGCGGGCGGCGGCCCGGTGGAGGGGCTGCGCGTCTGCTGA